A stretch of Mytilus edulis chromosome 11, xbMytEdul2.2, whole genome shotgun sequence DNA encodes these proteins:
- the LOC139495624 gene encoding low-density lipoprotein receptor-like yields MKVVLAFGIFLGTAFCCSDDQYTCLDGECISADYQCDSWVDCSDGEDDMGCSTCESDQFLCATDSKCIKWSWVCDGVDDCGDGSDERGCPNLCWNIYNTDPLARRSIAKVSAKKAVSRGPDKGGKNRAAGSNLYKKKIANKLEKLRLLRRGKDGK; encoded by the exons GCTGTTCGGATGATCAGTATACGTGCTTGGACGGAGAATGCATCTCTGCAGATTATCAGTGTGATTCCTGGGTTGATTGCAGTGACGGAGAAGACGATATGGGATGTTCTA CTTGTGAAAGTGATCAATTTCTTTGCGCTACTGATTCCAAatgtataaaatggtcttgggtaTGCGATGGTGTGGATGACTGTGGTGATGGCTCGGACGAACGGGGATGCCCCAATCTTTGTTGGAATATATATA ACACAGACCCACTTGCAAGACGGAGTATAGCAAAAGTGAGTGCTAAAAAGGCTGTATCCAGGGGTCCCGACAAAGGAGGTAAAAATAGAGCTGCTGGTTCGAATCTCTACAAAAAGAAAATTGCTAATAAACTTGAAAAGCTCAGGTTACTCAGAAGAGGAAAAGATGGAAAATAG